Below is a genomic region from Acetobacter ghanensis.
CAAACCCGTGCCCACAATCAGCACATTATTTGCGCGCAAAGGGGCAAGGGCTGCGCCAATAGCCAAATGGGCGGCCGGGTCCAGATCGGCCTGCAAGGACAGTTCCACAATGGGAATGTCAGCTTGGGGAAAGGCCAGCATAAAAGGAATGAACACCCCGTGGTCAAACCCGCGTTGTGCGTTTTCGGCGCTGGCAATGCCAGCATCCTCAAGCAACATGCGTACACGCTGTGCTAGCGCCGGGTTGCCCGGAGCGGGGTATTGCAGAGCATAGGTGTGGGGTGGAAAGCCGTAATAGTCGTATATCAGGTTGGGGTGCAGGCTGGAGGTCACTGTTACGCCCTGTTCCTCCCAATGGCCGGAGACGACGACAATGGCATCCGGTTTTTGCGGGAGTGACCCTGCCAGCCCACGTAAAAAAGCGGCCATGTGGTCCCATGTCTGTGGCCAGTCCATAAAAAAGCACGGACCGCCTCCATGCGGAATAAACAGGGATGGCTGCTTTTTGGGGGAGGGGTGGGGCATGAACGTCACCTTGGAACAGAAAAAGGCTGTGGTGTCGTTCCCAGCATGGCGGAAAACCGGCTGGTTGATAATTGGGGATATATGAACTTTATCTCACACGCGTAGTGTGATCCGGCATATGAAGTCTGGCAGACATTGGGGCTGTGGGGCCTGTATGCCTGCCAGATAAAGCGCCTTATTTGGCTTTGGCGGCTTCCAGAGCCTTGACGATGAAGGAGCCTGCTTCTTCCTTCGTGCCCCAGCCAGTCACTTTGACCCACTTGCCTTTTTCAAGGTCCTTGTAGCGGGTGAAGAAGTGTTCAATGGCCTTGACCGTAATTTCCGGCAGGTCATCGGTGGTTTCGACCTTGGAGAACTCAGGGTGCACCTTGTCGTGCGGGACGCAGATGATCTTTTCGTCCTGCCCAGATTCGTCTTCCATCTTCAGCACGCCAATGGGACGGGCCCGGATGACGCTGCCCGGCACAACGTTGGCTGGGGTTAGAACCAGGGCATCCGTCGGGTCGCCATCGGCTGCCAGTGTGTTGGGAATAAAGCCATAAGCTGTTGGGTAAGCCATGGGCGTGAACAGAAAACGGTCAACAAACAGGGCGCCACTTTCCTTGTCGATTTCGTATTTGACAGAGGAACCCTGCGGGATTTCAATCACGACATTGATGTCGAACGGCACATCCTTGCCGGGAGAAAGTTTGGAAACGTCCATGAACACTGCTCCAACCGATAAATAAAGGGAATGGATGCAGACCCTATCCGTCCGCCCGCGGCTTGCCAAGAGCCGGAGTATAAACGGGTGATATATGGATTTTCCTGCGCTAGACCCTTGCCAAATGGCTCTGGTTGCGTAATCAGATACTCGCCTGCGCGCCCGTAGCTCAATTGGTTAGAGCGGGCCGCTCATAACGGCTTGGTTGCGGGTTCAAGTCCTGCCGGGCGCAGGCTGTTCCAGCCAGCAGCGCTGCCTGTGGCACCTATATTTTTTCAGTTTATTCCGCATACGGGAGTTCATCATCATGGCATCCTATCAATACGTCTATGTGATGAAGGATCTGACCAAGTCCTATCCCGGTGGGCGTGAGGTGTTCAAAGGTATCACCCTGTCCTTCATGCCGGGTGCCAAAATTGGTATTCTGGGTGTTAACGGCGCTGGTAAGTCCACCCTGCTTAAGATTATGGCCGGGATTGATAAAGAATACGGCGGTGAGGCCTGGGCGGCCGAAGGCGTACGTGTTGGTTATCTGGAACAGGAACCTCAGCTGGACCCCAAGCTGACTGTGGGTGAAAACGTTGCTCTGGGTTTTGGCGACCTGAAAAAAGCGGTGGATCGTTTTAACGAAATTTCCGCCCGTTTTGCCGAGCCCATGGAAGACGACGAAATGAACGCCCTGCTGGCTGAACAGGCCGAATTGCAGGAAAAGATTGATGCGGGCGACGGCTGGGAGCTGGACCGTAAGCTGGAAATCGCGCTGGATGCCCTGCGCTGCCCGCCTGCGGATAGCTCTGTTGAAAAACTGTCCGGTGGTGAGTGCCGCCGCGTGGCTCTGTGCCGCCTGCTGCTGGAAAAACCAGACCTGCTGCTGCTGGACGAACCCACCAACCATCTGGATGCTGAAAGCGTGGCGTGGCTGGAAAAGACCCTGCGCGACTACGATGGCACGGTTATGGTCATTACCCATGACCGTTACTTCCTTGATAACGTGACAAACTGGATTCTTGAAATCGAGCGTGGTCGCGGCATTCCGTTTGAAGGCAACTATTCCTCTTGGCTGGAACAGAAGCGTAAGCGCCTGTCGCAGGAAGAAAAGGAAGAAAGTGCGCGCCAGCGTGCCCTTGCCGCCGAGCAGGAGTGGATTAACGCCAGCCCCAAGGCCCGTCAGAGCAAGAGCAAGGCCCGTATTGCTAAATATGAGGAAATGCTTGCCGCCAGTGCGGAAAAAGTGGGTGGCGTGGCCGATATTGTTATCCCGCCCGGCCCGCGTCTGGGTGGTACGGTTATTGAAGCCGATAACCTGTCCAAAGGGTTTGGTGACCGCCTGCTGATTGACAACCTGAGCTTCAAGCTGCCGCCGGGGGGTATTGTTGGGGTTATCGGGCCGAATGGTGCCGGTAAGTCCACCCTGTTCAAAATGATTATTGGGCAGGACAAGCCGGATGCAGGTGAGCTGAAAATCGGGGAGACGGTCAAGCTTGGTTATGTTGACCAGTCGCGAGATGACCTGTCCCCCGACAAAACGGTCTGGGAAGAAATTTCCGGCGGTACGGATGTGATCTATCTGGGTAAGCGGGCTGTTCCTTCCCGCGCCTATGTCGGGGCTTTTAACTTCAAAGGCTCAGACCAGCAGAAAAAAGTTGGTGTGCTCTCTGGGGGGGAACGTAACCGCGTTCATCTGGCCAAAATGCTGCGGCAGGAAAGCAACGTGATCCTGCTCGATGAACCGACCAACGATCTGGACGTGGATACGCTGCGTGCACTGGAAGACGCACTGGCTGAGTTTGCCGGGTGTGCTGTGGTTATTTCCCATGACCGCTGGTTCCTTGACCGTCTGGCGACGCATATCCTTGCATTCGAGGGTGATTCCCACGTTGAATGGTTTGAAGGTAACTTCCAGGCATATGAAGAAGACAAGCGCCGTCGCCTTGGGCCGGATGCCACGGAACCGGGACGTATTCATTACAAACCGATTGCCCGTTAAAAGGGTGCGGGTCTGGGGGCTCCATTATGGAGCCTTCCTCTGTTCCGGGTTCTGACCAGTGGATTTACGCTCGGTCAGAACGCCTCGCCTGCTTCTTAAACCCGTTACATGGCGGGATATGGAAGATATGGTGCGCCTAAAGGCCGATGGCGGTGCTTTTGGCCAGATGCTGGGCGGCGTGTGTACCCGCCAGCAGGCCGAGCGCGAGATGGCGGATGACATTGCTTTTTGGGCCTGTCATCGCGTTGGTATTTTTACCATTCATGAAAATGGACAGTTTGTCGGGATGACCGGCATTCATGACCGGCCAGATGGGCGCGGGTTTGGGCTACGGTTTGCCCTGTTCGCCAGTGCAAGGGGCCGTGGTATTGCGCGTGAGGCTGCTAATGCCGCCCTTAACTTTGCGCATGATGCTGGGCTGCATAGGGTTATTGCTGTTGCCGCCGAAAGCAATGTGGCTTCCCGTACTATTCTGGGGGGTATTGGTATGCATGTCTGCGAGACATTTGTTAGAAATGGGCAGACCATGGTCGTGTACGAAAGCAGGCGACCATAAAAAAAGGCACCCAGATGGGTGCCTTTTTTATGGTCTGTTAAAAACCGTTTTCCGATTCAGTTGCCGGGCTGAGCGTGGCGGTCCAGCTGCTTTTGCAGGGCGGAGAGCAGCGTATCCACATTGCCGCCATTACGGGCAATGAAGGAGGAGTAGTCATTCCGCTGGGTCAGACGCAGGCTCGCACCTTCACCAATAACGTCCACAACCTTTGGTTCACCACTTTCATAGCTGACAATCCACTGCATGGCGGCAGGGGGCTGCTGCGGGCGCATAAGGGTGGCGTTTACGGCGTCATCACTACCGGATTTACTGACATCACCAATTGTAAAGCTGACGCCACGGTATTCGCCAAGCTTATCGGTAATGGCGTTAACCAGAACCTGAT
It encodes:
- a CDS encoding DODA-type extradiol aromatic ring-opening family dioxygenase; this encodes MPHPSPKKQPSLFIPHGGGPCFFMDWPQTWDHMAAFLRGLAGSLPQKPDAIVVVSGHWEEQGVTVTSSLHPNLIYDYYGFPPHTYALQYPAPGNPALAQRVRMLLEDAGIASAENAQRGFDHGVFIPFMLAFPQADIPIVELSLQADLDPAAHLAIGAALAPLRANNVLIVGTGLSYHNLSHFMNGSPLTDQPAKEFDAWLTRTVCAPPPERTLGLVQWAQAPGARVCHPRAEHLLPLMVAAGAAGQDHGQQIYSDTVLGKALSGYRFG
- the ppa gene encoding inorganic diphosphatase, encoding MDVSKLSPGKDVPFDINVVIEIPQGSSVKYEIDKESGALFVDRFLFTPMAYPTAYGFIPNTLAADGDPTDALVLTPANVVPGSVIRARPIGVLKMEDESGQDEKIICVPHDKVHPEFSKVETTDDLPEITVKAIEHFFTRYKDLEKGKWVKVTGWGTKEEAGSFIVKALEAAKAK
- the ettA gene encoding energy-dependent translational throttle protein EttA; the protein is MASYQYVYVMKDLTKSYPGGREVFKGITLSFMPGAKIGILGVNGAGKSTLLKIMAGIDKEYGGEAWAAEGVRVGYLEQEPQLDPKLTVGENVALGFGDLKKAVDRFNEISARFAEPMEDDEMNALLAEQAELQEKIDAGDGWELDRKLEIALDALRCPPADSSVEKLSGGECRRVALCRLLLEKPDLLLLDEPTNHLDAESVAWLEKTLRDYDGTVMVITHDRYFLDNVTNWILEIERGRGIPFEGNYSSWLEQKRKRLSQEEKEESARQRALAAEQEWINASPKARQSKSKARIAKYEEMLAASAEKVGGVADIVIPPGPRLGGTVIEADNLSKGFGDRLLIDNLSFKLPPGGIVGVIGPNGAGKSTLFKMIIGQDKPDAGELKIGETVKLGYVDQSRDDLSPDKTVWEEISGGTDVIYLGKRAVPSRAYVGAFNFKGSDQQKKVGVLSGGERNRVHLAKMLRQESNVILLDEPTNDLDVDTLRALEDALAEFAGCAVVISHDRWFLDRLATHILAFEGDSHVEWFEGNFQAYEEDKRRRLGPDATEPGRIHYKPIAR
- a CDS encoding GNAT family N-acetyltransferase, coding for MDLRSVRTPRLLLKPVTWRDMEDMVRLKADGGAFGQMLGGVCTRQQAEREMADDIAFWACHRVGIFTIHENGQFVGMTGIHDRPDGRGFGLRFALFASARGRGIAREAANAALNFAHDAGLHRVIAVAAESNVASRTILGGIGMHVCETFVRNGQTMVVYESRRP
- a CDS encoding MlaC/ttg2D family ABC transporter substrate-binding protein, with the translated sequence MKLLSGRRIVLATLALTCASGLFALPARAADNAKQFIQSFGTQLVAIVNSPIPLPEKKTKVLPLVQKNVDIDGIGRYCLGRYWKIATPDQKQRYLGLFHQVLVNAITDKLGEYRGVSFTIGDVSKSGSDDAVNATLMRPQQPPAAMQWIVSYESGEPKVVDVIGEGASLRLTQRNDYSSFIARNGGNVDTLLSALQKQLDRHAQPGN